One part of the Populus alba chromosome 18, ASM523922v2, whole genome shotgun sequence genome encodes these proteins:
- the LOC118034395 gene encoding serine carboxypeptidase II-2, producing MADPRFPFGSFEFSIATTLIIFVNLYLGVFASSLRDPVAQQHLDRVLNLPGQNFDVNFAHYSGYVTVNEKYGRALFYWFVEAVEDPQSKPLLLWLNGGPGCSSIAYGMAEEIGPFHIKPDGKTLYLNPYSWNQVANILFFDSPVGVGYSYSNTSSDLLNNGDKKTAADSLAFLLNWFERFPQYKGRDFYITGESYAGHYVPQLSQAIVRYNQATKDEKINLRSYMVGNALTDDYHDHLGLFQFMWAAGLISDQTYKKLNLLCDFESFIHSSVACNKMEDIATKELGNIDPYSIFTPSCSANVSQSNLLPKRKHRVGHVSEKYDPCTETHSTVYFNLPEVQKALHVSPEFAPARWETCSEVVNTNWKDSPRTVLDIYKELIHSGLHVWVFSGDTDAVIPVTSTRYSIDALKLPTVKPWGAWYDDGQVGGWTQEYAGLTFVVVRGAGHEVPLHKPKQALTLVKAFLSGTPMPTLQLVSDS from the exons ATGGCCGATCCCAGATTTCCATTTGGTTCTTTTGAATTCTCTATAGCAACTACTCTCATCATTTTCGTCAATCTCTATTTGGGTGTCTTTGCTTCGTCTCTACGAGACCCAGTTGCCCAGCAACATCTAGACAGGGTCCTAAATTTGCCTGGCCAGAACTTCGATGTAAATTTTGCTCACTACTCTGGCTATGTCACTGTCAATGAAAAATATGGGAGGGCTCTGTTTTACTGGTTTGTTGAAGCTGTCGAGGATCCTCAATCCAAGCCTCTTCTTCTTTGGCTTAATGGAG GACCTGGATGTTCCTCCATTGCTTATGGAATGGCAGAGGAAATAGGACCATTTCATATTAAGCCAGATGGAAAGACCCTTTACTTGAATCCTTATTCCTGGAATCAAG TGgccaatattttgttttttgattccCCGGTTGGAGTTGGATATTCATATTCAAACACTTCTTCCGATCTGTTGAACAATGGTGACAAAAAGACCG CTGCGGACTCACTAGCTTTCTTGCTGAATTGGTTTGAGCGCTTCCCCCAATACAAAGGAAGGGACTTCTACATTACAGGGGAGAGCTATGCAG GGCATTATGTTCCTCAGCTGAGTCAAGCCATTGTACGGTACAACCAAGCGACCAAGGATGAGAAAATTAATCTGAGGAGTTATATG GTTGGAAATGCACTGACTGATGATTATCATGACCATTTGGGACTTTTCCAATTTATGTGGGCAGCTGGCTTGATTTCTGACCAAACATACAAGAAACTTAATCTTTTGTgtgattttgaatcatttatcCATAGCTCAGTTGCTTGTAATAAGATGGAGGACATTGCAACCAAAGAACTTGGAAACATTGATCCATACAGCATCTTCACTCCTTCCTGCTCTGCTAATGTTAGCCAGTCCAATTTGTTGCCTAAAAGAAAGCAT AGGGTTGGTCATGTCAGTGAGAAGTACGATCCCTGTACTGAGACACATTCAACTGTATATTTCAATCTACCTGAGGTTCAGAAGGCATTACATGTTTCACCAGAGTTTGCACCAGCTAGATGGGAGACCTGCAG TGAAGTGGTAAATACTAACTGGAAGGATTCTCCTAGGACAGTACTGGACATTTATAAAGAGCTCATACATTCAGGACTTCATGTGTGGGTGTTCAG TGGTGATACAGATGCCGTTATCCCAGTTACATCCACCCGCTACAGCATAGATGCTCTGAAACTTCCTACTGTCAAACCTTGGGGTGCCTGGTATGATGATGGACAG GTTGGGGGATGGACCCAAGAGTATGCTGGACTTACCTTCGTTGTGGTGAGAGGAGCAGGCCATGAAGTGCCTCTGCATAAACCCAAACAAGCTCTCACACTCGTCAAAGCCTTCTTATCAGGAACTCCAATGCCAACCCTTCAACTCGTCAGCGACTCTTGA
- the LOC118034394 gene encoding uncharacterized protein — protein sequence MVVSSNNPHNKEILVRRRIASIFNKREEDFPSLKEYNDYLEEVEDMIFDLVAGVDVPAIEEKIAEYQKENADLILINQARKAEELALAMAASKGPRAQTDNTDGSSQGGISVEAGQYAPTIAGGQPRPIGIAPQPVPLRGGPDMHGYAEDEETMRIRTERASSAAGWSIEFSKKRAFEEAFASICV from the exons atggtggtctcaagTAATAATCCTCACAACAAGGAGATACTGGTCAGAAGAAGGATTGCTAGCAT atttaataAGCGAGAAGAGGATTTTCCATCGCTGAAGGAGTACAATGATTACTTGGAGGAAGTGGAAGACATGA taTTTGACTTGGTTGCTGGAGTTGATGTCCCtgctattgaagaaaaaattgcagagtatcaaaaagaaaatgcagatctaatattaattaatcaagctCGGAAG GCTGAAGAATTGGCCTTAGCTATGGCAGCAAGCAAGGGGCCTCGTGCACAAACTGATAATACTGACGGG AGTTCCCAGGGAGGCATCAGTGTTGAAGCTGGGCAGTATGCACCTACAATTGCCGGAGGGCAGCCTCGGCCAATAGGCATTGCTCCACAACCAGTGCCTCTCAGAGGAGGGCCAGACATGCACGGATATGCAGAAGATGAGGAAACAATGAGGATCCGAACAGAGAGGGCGAGTAGCGCCGCTGGGTGGAGCATAGAGTTCAGCAAGAAAAGGGCATTTGAGGAAGCCTTTGCAAGCATTTGCGTGTAG
- the LOC118034393 gene encoding DNA-directed RNA polymerase 3, chloroplastic, with amino-acid sequence MASTTTLSIQHPTWTTSKHPKFHKPYKNLHFLSNPTSHSLSNPSSIYSSSFPLSPKFPLLNPPLPFHPLHDSSHDRLLEDFEIPTICRHQKLETLIKFDQIMHGESSKRVFIQDPPWISAHFWKGMYKIANKKVKVEFKDIERRKYNLLRRRQIREETEAWERMADEYRGLVREMCERKLAPNLPYVKGLLLGWFEPLKEAIEKEQKMEKSKKQKSAFSPNIELLPADKMAVIVMHKMMGLLMVGHEDGCVRVVQAAVQIGMAIEQEVRIHNFLEKTKNYQRKKTMHEVQETMDKEKEVLRKRVNSLIRRKRLMEVQNLVKQDETKPWSRGTQAKLGSRLIELLTETAYVQPPVNQSEDIPPDVRPAFRHRFKTLSKNPGQKIVKKYGVIECDPLILTGLDGTAKHMLIPYFPMLVPPKKWKGYDKGGHLFLPSYIMRTHGSRQQQVAVRSVPGKQMQKVFEALDTLGNTKWRVNRRLLDVVERIWTSGGNIAGLVDREDIPIPEKPSSDDLTEIQKWKWSVRKAKKINQERHSQRCDIELKLSVARKLKDEEGFYYPHNLDFRGRAYPMHPHLTHLSSDLCRGVLEFEEGRPLGKSGLRWLKIHLANLYSGGVEKLSHDGRLAFVENHLSEIFDSAKNPVNGKRWWLKAEDPFQCLAACINLSEALSSASPHTVISHLPIHQDGSCNGLQHYAALGRDSLEAAAVNLVAAEKPSDVYSEIAVRVHEIIRRDSNKDPATNPHALLAKILVDQVDRKLVKQTVMTSVYGVTYVGAREQIKRRLEEKGHITDDRLLFSAACYTAKVTLTALGELFQAARDIMSWLGDCAKIIASEDQPVQWTTPLGLPVVQPYYKSERHLIKTSLQILALQREGSSVQVRKQRTAFPPNFVHSLDGSHMMMTAVACRDAGLCFAGVHDSFWTHARDVDLMNSILREKFVELYNMPILENLLEDFQTSYPTLKFPPLPERGNFDLQEVLRSPYFFN; translated from the exons ATGGCTTCCACGACCACACTCTCTATTCAACACCCAACATGGACAACATCAAAACATCCTAAGTTTCATAAACCCTACAAAAACCTCCATTTCCTCTCTAACCCAACCTCTCATTCTCTTTCCAATCCTTCTTCCATCTATTCCTCTTCTTTCCCTCTCAGTCCCAAATTCCCTCTTCTAAACCCACCACTTCCATTTCACCCTTTGCATGATTCTTCTCATGACCGTCTCCTTGAAGACTTTGAAATCCCCACCATTTGTAGGCACCAAAAGCTTGAAACTTTGatcaaatttgaccaaattatgCACGGAGAGTCTTCGAAAAGGGTTTTCATTCAAGACCCACCTTGGATTTCTGCTCATTTTTGGAAGGGTATGTATAAAATAGCCAATAAAAAGGTGAAGGTAGAGTTCAAGGATATTGAGAGGAGgaagtataatttgttgagGAGGCGGCAAATTAGGGAAGAGACTGAAGCGTGGGAGAGAATGGCTGATGAGTATAGGGGCTTGGTGAGGGAAATGTGTGAGAGAAAGTTGGCACCTAACTTGCCTTATGTGAAAGGTTTGCTCTTGGGGTGGTTTGAACCATTGAAAGAGGCTATAGAGAAGGAGCAGAAAATGGAGAAATCCAAGAAGCAGAAGTCGGCATTTTCTCCCAATATTGAATTGTTACCTGCTGATAAAATGGCAGTCATTGTTATGCATAAGATGATGGGGTTGTTGATGGTGGGGCATGAAGATGGGTGCGTCCGGGTTGTCCAGGCTGCAGTGCAGATTGGCATGGCTATAGAGCAGGAG GTTAGAATTCATAATTTCTTGGAGAAGACCAAGAATTACCAAAGGAAGAAGACAATGCATGAAGTTCAAGAGACCATGGACAAGGAGAAGGAGGTGCTCAGGAAACGTGTAAATAGTTTGATTAGAAGGAAAAGGCTCATGGAGGTGCAAAATCTGGTGAAACAGGATGAAACTAAACCTTGGAGTCGAGGTACACAAGCTAAG CTCGGAAGTCGTCTAATAGAATTATTAACTGAAACAGCTTATGTACAACCTCCTGTTAACCAGTCAGAGGATATTCCACCAGATGTTCGACCTGCCTTTAGGCACAGATTTAAAACTTTATCAAAGAACCCAGG GCAGAAAATTGTGAAGAAGTATGGGGTTATAGAATGCGATCCCCTCATCCTCACAGGGCTTGATGGAACA GCTAAGCACATGCTGATTCCTTATTTTCCAATGCTGGTGCCTCCCAAAAAATGGAAAGG GTATGATAAGGGTGGGCACTTGTTCTTGCCTTCGTATATCATGCGCACTCATGGATCTAGGCAGCAACAAGTTGCAGTCAGGAGTGTTCCTGGGAAACAGATGCAGAAAGTATTTGAG GCTCTGGATACACTCGGAAATACCAAATGGAGGGTGAACAGAAGATTGCTGGATGTGGTGGAGAGGATATGGACAAGTGGTGGCAACATTGCGGGCTTGGTTGATAGAGAAGAT ATTCCTATACCAGAGAAACCATCCTCAGATGATCTAACAGAAATTCAAAAGTGGAAATGGAGTGTGAGGAAGGCAAAGAAGATAAACCAAGAGAGGCACTCTCAAAGATGTGACATTGAACTTAAGCTTTCT GTGGCTCGGAAACTGAAAGATGAAGAGGGATTTTATTATCCTCACAATCTTGATTTTCGAGGTCGTGCATATCCAATGCACCCACATTTGACTCATCTAAGTTCTGATCTTTGTCGAGGAGTTCTTGAATTTGAAGAAGGAAGGCCATTAGGGAAGTCTGGATTACGTTGGTTGAAAATACATCTAGCAAACTTGTATTCAGGCGGGGTTGAAAAGTTGTCCCATGATGGCCGTCTAGCATTTGTCGAGAACCATCTAAGTGAGATATTTGATTCAGCAAAAAACCCTGTAAATGGAAAACGCTGGTGGTTAAAAGCTGAAGATCCTTTCCAGTGCTTGGCTGCTTGTATTAATCTGTCAGAAGCCTTAAGTAGTGCATCACCACATACTGTCATCTCCCACCTGCCAATCCATCAG GATGGTTCATGTAATGGTCTCCAGCACTATGCAGCCTTGGGAAGAGACAGT CTGGAAGCAGCGGCAGTTAACTTAGTTGCTGCAGAGAAACCTTCGGATGTTTATTCAGAAATTGCCGTTAG GGTCCATGAAATAATTAGAAGAGACAGCAATAAGGATCCGGCTACAAACCCACATGCTTTACTAGCCAAGATCCTAGTTGATCAG GTGGATCGGAAATTGGTTAAACAAACAGTGATGACTTCAGTGTATGGTGTCACTTATGTTGGGGCAcgtgaacaaataaaaagaagattagAGGAGAAGGGTCATATTACGGATGATAGACTGCTCTTCAGTGCAGCCTGTTATACTGCTAAA GTGACATTGACTGCACTAGGAGAGTTGTTCCAAGCTGCTCGTGATATAATGAGCTGGCTTGGTGATTGCGCAAAG ATTATTGCTTCAGAAGATCAGCCTGTGCAGTGGACAACTCCACTTGGCCTTCCTGTTGTGCAGCCTTACTATAAGAGTGAACGACATCTT ATAAAAACTTCACTTCAGATTTTGGCCCTGCAGCGGGAAGGCAGTTCG GTACAGGTTAGAAAACAGAGAACTGCTTTCCCTCCAAATTTTGTGCACTCACTTGACGGCTCACACATGATGATGACTGCAGTTGCATGCAGGGATGCTGGTTTATGTTTTGCAG GTGTTCATGACTCTTTCTGGACCCATGCAAGAGATGTGGATTTGATGAATAGTATATTGCGTGAGAAGTTTGTGGAGCTTTATAACATGCCAATACTTGAAAAT TTACTTGAAGACTTCCAGACCTCGTACCCAACATTGAAGTTTCCACCTCTGCCTGAGAGAGGCAACTTTGATTTGCAAGAAGTTCTTAGATCTCCATACTTCTTCAACTGA